The following is a genomic window from Elgaria multicarinata webbii isolate HBS135686 ecotype San Diego chromosome 9, rElgMul1.1.pri, whole genome shotgun sequence.
AGGATGTTGCATTGGATGACTTATtggtggagggggtggagggggcggtGCATAATGTTGCTGTGGTGGCATAATATGATGAGGGTGGGATACCACTGGTTGGCCCTGATATTCAGGATGATGGTGAGCAGGTGCTGGGGCTGGTGGAGGTGGTTCTCGAGTACCAGAATTTGAATCATCCTGAATAGGGACAGTTATAAGATTGCTGTGTTTTCTTGTGGATATGCGAAAGGTATCTTGACTGACCGAGcgagggggaggaggagccatGGACATCTCTGCCGGAGACGCACGAATATCTTCATGTGGCTGGTTATAATGCTCGTGTGGCACGTGCTGCAATGGTGGAGGTGGCATCATGATGTGCTGCTTTGGTGGAATGTGGCTCAGATGATGCTTATCAGGTGGCATTATGAACCGCTCTGGGATttcagcaggaggaggagcaataggagGATGAACAGGTTCCAGTGGAGGGCGCGCAACTGGCTTGCCAGCTCTCATATGACGGTGGTTGATGTGAGCCTGTAAGTCTCTCTGGGATAAATAGGTTCTCTTGCACCCTTGCACAATACTACACATGAAGAGAGACCCTCGTACACACTGCTCAATTCGTTGCACAGGCTCATTACAGCTACGTTAGGAGGGAAAGAAATAAGAATGTTATTTACAATCTCTATTTCAAGTTCTCCAAGTTAATAAAAAGTGATTGTTTTGTAAAGGTTTAAAAACAATAACTATTTTAAATTGTAATATTTTATGTCTCTTCTTCTCTTTGATAACATTCTAGCTTTGTCTAAATTCTtcccccattaaaatcaatggaaatgTTGAAATAAAGACAGCACCCTTTAAGCAAAGAAAGCAGCCCACACTTATCTGTAGAGAATCATCCTAACACAGAGAATCTGACCACACATTGTATTTAAGCTTAGCCCAACATCCCTTAAATATCTTAATATTCTACATTTATACTAGAAAGCACCCAAGCAAtaagaaacatttaaataattgCATTTCCTGATAACAGCGCACATAAAGGTGAATTTTTCACAAATCACTATGACACTGTAGGATGTGTCACCCATGTCATTTGCCCATGGTGAATGTGATTTTGAAATGGATTTATTGTCCAGGATGTGGCCATAGGAAGAGCAGTCAGTAGAAACCTTTACTATAGGAGAATGACAGACAAAACATCACCTTATGGATAGGTTTCCCCAACCAAAATGACTGTGGAAATTCATCCTAAGTGACAGAGAGATATCATTTGTTCCAGTATTTTAATAGCAGAATACAAGCAAGTTTGACgacttattgaaataatatagTCCTTATCCAAAATTCCTTCAGACTTTAATAAGGCAGAATTATTATAAATCCCTCAATACCTTACGAAGCACTCAAAATAAACTGTAAATTCTTTGTGAAGTTAATTTATGCTTTGCTAGCTCTTCCTACGGGTTTGGGGtacaaataaaaatgttcaaGATACTGGGAATAAATAAAACTGTGTTGAAAGGGGATGGTATAGACAGTTTCATAATGGCCATGATAACTAATACTGCCCAACCTGATTACAAACTATTGTGTATTCTGGTCACGTATCTGATTTAATTGCTGAATAATACAATAATGTAATACATCAATGACAGCTGCTTCCAAAACCAATTTCCCACCCAACTCCTATGTGCAGAGTCATCCTAGCACAACGAGAACCTGACCCACTCACAagtgccttccttcctctcactgcCCAGTAAAGTAAGAGCCTGACTCAaatgttatcctcacaatgagGGAACAGATAGAATCAAGTCATGCTGACTGAAGACCAGAAAAAGGGAGTAGACTATCTCTTCCCTCTACCCGCCCCCCCCAAACACATTAGTAAACTTACCCTGGGCACATTTTGTCACCTTTCTTCTCATGTAAAATAGCACAATCATAGCAGAAAACATGCTTGCAGGGTATCTAAAAGATACAGATAGTATTACATTCAAGAAAGCGTTATCTAAGCTAACTTTGCAAAATCTGCACTTTAGGGTTGGATACAGACTTTGCCATACAAAGGCCCACTGAGCTCAATAGGATTTCAAATAGTCATGACCAACTAGTCCCATGTAttacaatgggtctactctatgactaagtctggacgCAACCCATAGACAGGATATTACACAAATTGCTGTTTAGAGCAAATTCTTATTCATCCACCAAGTTTATAAGGAACTTTGTACgctgaaaagaaataaagaaacaacaaacaGTAATAATGTTCCATAACAATCCAAAtaattttattgaaaatatttttttttacattttagttGTCCGTGAAGCTGCTGTCTTAGGTACATATTTGGTGCTTTGTTTTATGTGTCTTCTGACTGGTTATATAGGCATTCTTCTCCCTCTACTGGACACTCTGAGCGATATCCAAGGGGGGCTTACGCCCCCACCAATTCCCTTCTGCCCtgctgattcccttctgcaagtggtgggtcccactgattCCGTTGTGCAAGTGGGAGCCATCAGTAatgcaacagagatttagcacttcctagaggaagctccaaaatgaacagaaatgcttgtttctggaaggaggcaggccaGTGGAACTCCCTTAcgtctccttccagaaacaacaaTTTCTGCTTATTTCAGATTGCTCCCAAAAGCAGTAAATTTCAATTGCACAAGCAGCAGGGGCTGCCTATGCAAAGGAAATCAGTGAGggcataagcaccccattggatactggCCTTTAAGTCTTGCACTTAAAGTCTCACACTGAAAATGCATACACACTGAATTCTACAGTCAGATATCCAATGCTATCAATTTGAACAACCTAATTTTCAGAGAAAATTGAGTTTGTTGAAGCCAAGGGCAAACTTTCATTTATTTAGGATGTACCTAGCATAGGTAATTGTTCTCATCTAGATAGCAATCCCAAAACTTGAAAccgcccaggttcaaatcccaactcagccatgaagtcaCTATTCCCTTAGCCAAACCAAattcacaaggctgttgtgaaaatgaaaatgaaatggaagGTTGAGGGGGAAACTAAATAAGGAAATAAGAACACCCACTACAATACTCAAAATCTGCAAAACTGGAAGTGAAAGGGCAAGAGCAAACTGAAATCCTGGACAGGTCAGTGTTTGATCCTAACTAAATCTACATAAAAAGAATACCCAAAACTGTATGGGTGCTGCCTTTCAACCCACACAATATTCCATTTAATTTAACAGTGCTCTGCATGATACAGAAGCAAGATGCTATTTCAGTGCATCATCCTAAGAAAACATGACTATCTATTTCAGACAGGTGTGTGATTTGTTCAGGTGGCTCTACTTACCATGCGTCCATACATTTTGATGGGTAGTCCACACTTATCACAGAAATGGACTGGGGTGTCATCCTTCTCTCCAAGTAAATTGATCTGTCAAAATGGTAATCATCACATTTCATCAGCTTATTATCACCACATGCTTGCACACTCAATGTCTGGAGATATACACAAAGCCTGGGTGAACTTTTCTCTTAAATATtcataacaatattttaaaatcctttatAGTCTTTAAATAGCATGTGTATAATACGATCACCAGCACTACTGAGTCAATTAGTGCACCTTAAAGTCCCAGAAGAGGTGTCCAGGGAACCTTCTTTGATTACTAAACACGTCACCACCTTTGCATTCATACCGTTCTTCTTCATTGTAGTCAAAATCATCTGCGGAAGACCAAACCCCAAACAAAATCCTTAGAGTTTGCTCTCAAACTGTAATAGGTTTAGCTTTAGTCTACAAAATCATCAGAACGCTACAATTTAAATGCATGAAAGTAAGGTATTCATGATATAGGAAAATATATAGAAACAGCAGCACAATTCATTCATTATAATCAGAAATCATTAACCTGAGTGTTCTGGGCTAGTAATTTTTTTCATTCAACTTTCATAGCTGCTTAATTCTATATAGTGATATGATCTGATTcggcaatcatcatcatcatccagaatcTTCAAACAAGATGTACTTTAAATTCTTCTATAGAATAGCCTAACCACAGTGATTCACACACTGGAAATCTCATCATTAGACTACTTTATTAgactctatgtgaggctgccttcaTGACTGGTTTGGAACTTGAAACTAGTGCAGAAAGTAGTCGTTAAAAGAACTATACTGACAtcctattagctaccaagccatgttcaagATTCTGTTGTTGatattcaaagtcctaaacaactcaAGGACAGGGTTCTCAGCTGACCATCTCCCAGTATACATACCAAATCAACTCTTGCATTCTTCACAGGCAGCCTTCCTTATTGGTCATTCCATGACTACTAGTGTGTCAAGTGACGGTACATAAGCAAGAATTCTCAGTAGTAGCACCCACCCACTCTCCCACATGTAGCTTGAGTCAGAAACAGTGGCAATCATCAAACGCCTCTTAAAAACACATTTGTTTACTTAGGTTTTCCCTAACTTGTAATCGATCGTGACGCTgctttgttttactgcttttgtggtaaagttttaaaggtatttattgttttatactgtttttagatTGGTTTTTGTGTTGTATTCTATATGGTTTTATGTAAACCACTTGGAAATCCTTGGAAgcagctgaaataaataaataaataaatgacctgaTGTGATGTGATATCACATGAGAGCAGGTGTATAGTCAAGCTAGCACCATGTCAAAgatgtatgtaaaaaaaaaaaaggtcgaAAGGGGGGGAAGCAGTCCTTCCAAACAGTACATAAAAAGAGAGTCATCATTTTGTATCTCTTTTGTATGCTGCCAATTTTGAAACAACTTAGATGAATGGCAGAAACTGCAAAAACATTCGGGACTTAAAATATAGTGTTTCTCATATCATTTTACCTTCTTCACCAGGTTTAGATGGCACTCTATTCATAGTTCTTGCAGGACGAGGTAGTGTAGGTTTAGCTTTGTTCGTCTGTTTGGAAATGAGCTTTATAGGGATACGTCGCCGAACATCAAGGCCACCCAATGATCCTGAACTATTTGTGCCTTGCAAATCATTGTctatataaaaaacacacaagcTATGTTAGTTTCCATTTATCAGAATGCTAGATAGCATTTGACCCCTTTCAAAATTCAGGGCTATATTAATTAACATACCTAGTAACAACTCATTGCCCATATAGTCCCTTTATACTTTCAGAGGAGAAGTCTCTCCTGATTTTTTTGCGTTGTGAAACCATactaaaaaatgtattaaaccaatACTTTTTATAAGAATGAATATAATAGCAAACAACTAAATTGTGTTTTAACAGGTTACCTTTTTTAAATAGCAAATGGAGTAGCTCAGTCAAAATACAGCATTTATTAGTGGTGTGGCATAATGGATAAGGCATGGAGTGAAAACATTTCATCACATGGTAAAACTATTGCTAGGCTGTAGCACTTCAGAATGAGGCAGGGGTTCCTTTgccatatttaaataaataatccctcccttttccacagtttttaaaaagcatcccaTGATGcaattcccccatccccaccccaataAGAAACAATCCAGATGACACTGGGTTGAGCATATAGTGATGGGGAATAGTTGATTCCAGTTTTGACGTGGGATTTTTGACTAATCAAAAAAGATTTAGTAATATATTGTCAAACAAAGATCAAATTTCTGAAGCATTAACTTgactgcaacaacaaaaaagtatgATCAGGCTAATCACAAAAATAAGTTAGTTAACTGTCATCAAACATCATCAACATAATATCCTTAGGAAATATCTGATATTTGACCATAGTCAAATAATAGGTAGTCAATTAACCAGTCAGTTGACATTATTTGACTAGTCGTGCCAAACCTAAGATGAGAAACTTCAAAAAAAGTTGTAAGACTCTACCCATTTCAATACATAATTCACAAAATTATACTTTATACCTCACAGATCTTCAGCATACAGTTTGAAGGGTGGAGAAGTAACCAGCCAATAGCAGGAGgagcaataaaaacagaaatcctGTATTCATCTCTTAATATGTACTCCTGGAGAACTCTGCCTCTTCTAGGTTACTTGCATACTACTGCTTTCAAAAAACATTATCAAAGCAAAGTTGCATAGTTACGTCTTCTCTCcaaaatccctcctcaaaacacAACTTTCCTATGAAGTCTTTGGTTTATTCCCTTAGTCCTGACCCCACAACTGAGACAAAACTGAAGTATATACTATCTGCACTTGCTAGCATTCATCTCTGGTTACTCTGGCCTCTTCCCCCATCTGTCTTTTCCTTTTGTTGCCTCCCACACTGTCGAAATTTAGATAGTTGGTATCTTGAGCAGGGACCAGTCTTTTTTACTTATGTtgctttgtaaagcaccatgtatgTACCTTACATGATTGACAAAAGCTGAAGTGATGCTataatttttttccaattttataAGCTTTCACTTGCCCAAAGAACTCTTAAATCAAGCTATTTGAGCTCAAATTACTGAAATGCAGTAAAATTGAAAGGGAGAAATCTGTCACAATTTTCGCTGTCGTAAAATTCATGAACAATTATTTCCAAAGCAGCACTTTACAATGCAAAGTCAAAGTACATATGCTTCAAATGGGCACTAACCCAGTTTAATGCCAGAACAGTCAAGTAAAAATTATttagtttattgcattttt
Proteins encoded in this region:
- the CBLL1 gene encoding E3 ubiquitin-protein ligase Hakai isoform X1 produces the protein MDHNDNDLQGTNSSGSLGGLDVRRRIPIKLISKQTNKAKPTLPRPARTMNRVPSKPGEEDDFDYNEEERYECKGGDVFSNQRRFPGHLFWDFKINLLGEKDDTPVHFCDKCGLPIKMYGRMIPCKHVFCYDCAILHEKKGDKMCPGMNFHSHFGWGNLSISCNEPVQRIEQCVRGSLFMCSIVQGCKRTYLSQRDLQAHINHRHMRAGKPVARPPLEPVHPPIAPPPAEIPERFIMPPDKHHLSHIPPKQHIMMPPPPLQHVPHEHYNQPHEDIRASPAEMSMAPPPPRSVSQDTFRISTRKHSNLITVPIQDDSNSGTREPPPPAPAPAHHHPEYQGQPVVSHPHHIMPPQQHYAPPPPPPPPISHPMQHPPQTAGTHLVYSQAPPPPMTSAPPPITPPPGHIIAQLPPYMNHPPPGPPPPQHGGPPVNVNAPPPHHYNPNALPKFNEDQGTLSPPFTQPGGMSPGMWPAPRGPPPPPRMQGPPSQAPLPGPHHPDQARYRPYYQ
- the CBLL1 gene encoding E3 ubiquitin-protein ligase Hakai isoform X2; the protein is MDHNDNDLQGTNSSGSLGGLDVRRRIPIKLISKQTNKAKPTLPRPARTMNRVPSKPGEEDDFDYNEEERYECKGGDVFSNQRRFPGHLFWDFKINLLGEKDDTPVHFCDKCGLPIKMYGRMIPCKHVFCYDCAILHEKKGDKMCPGCNEPVQRIEQCVRGSLFMCSIVQGCKRTYLSQRDLQAHINHRHMRAGKPVARPPLEPVHPPIAPPPAEIPERFIMPPDKHHLSHIPPKQHIMMPPPPLQHVPHEHYNQPHEDIRASPAEMSMAPPPPRSVSQDTFRISTRKHSNLITVPIQDDSNSGTREPPPPAPAPAHHHPEYQGQPVVSHPHHIMPPQQHYAPPPPPPPPISHPMQHPPQTAGTHLVYSQAPPPPMTSAPPPITPPPGHIIAQLPPYMNHPPPGPPPPQHGGPPVNVNAPPPHHYNPNALPKFNEDQGTLSPPFTQPGGMSPGMWPAPRGPPPPPRMQGPPSQAPLPGPHHPDQARYRPYYQ